In the Arthrobacter sp. 31Y genome, one interval contains:
- the map gene encoding type I methionyl aminopeptidase, whose protein sequence is MIEILSRSELGRAKEAGTLVANILHTLKGRAKVGTNLLDIDRWAKGMILEAGGVSCYVDYAPSFGRGPFGHYICTGVNDAVLHGLPTDYNLADGDLLTLDLAVLKDGIAADSAISFIVGESKPAESVAMIEATERALRAGIEAARPGARIGDLAYAIGSVLSEAGYPVNTEFGGHGIGSTMHQEPHVPNMGRPGRGYKLRPGLLLALEPWVMADTAQLVTDADGWTLRSATGCRTAHSEHTIAITNDGAEILTLPTL, encoded by the coding sequence ATGATTGAGATCCTGAGCCGTTCAGAACTAGGCCGCGCCAAGGAGGCCGGCACCCTGGTGGCCAACATTTTGCACACGCTGAAGGGCCGCGCAAAGGTGGGCACCAACCTCCTTGACATAGACCGATGGGCAAAGGGCATGATCCTCGAGGCCGGTGGCGTCTCCTGTTACGTGGACTACGCTCCTTCCTTTGGTCGCGGGCCATTCGGCCATTACATCTGCACCGGCGTCAACGATGCTGTCCTGCACGGGTTGCCCACGGACTACAACCTGGCCGATGGCGACCTCCTGACCCTGGATCTGGCGGTGCTGAAGGACGGAATAGCAGCAGACTCGGCCATCAGCTTCATCGTTGGCGAGTCCAAGCCGGCTGAGAGTGTCGCGATGATCGAAGCAACCGAACGTGCATTGCGCGCGGGCATAGAGGCCGCCCGCCCCGGCGCCCGCATCGGCGACCTCGCCTACGCGATCGGCTCAGTCCTCAGCGAGGCCGGATACCCCGTCAACACCGAGTTCGGCGGCCACGGCATTGGCTCAACCATGCACCAGGAACCACACGTTCCCAACATGGGCCGACCCGGCCGAGGGTACAAGCTACGCCCTGGACTGCTGCTGGCCCTGGAGCCCTGGGTGATGGCCGACACCGCCCAGCTTGTCACCGACGCCGACGGCTGGACCCTCCGCAGCGCGACCGGTTGCCGGACTGCCCATAGTGAGCACACCATCGCCATCACCAACGACGGAGCCGAAATCCTGACTCTGCCGACGCTCTGA
- a CDS encoding APC family permease gives MSQTIQRSGSNAAESHDISGKGLKTGQLGLLAVVVLGISTIAPAYTLTGALGPTVNEVGLQLPVIFLIGFIPMILVSLAYRELNADSPDSGTTFTWVTKAFGPWVGWMGGWGLLAANIIVLSNLAGVAVDFFYLFLAQATGSPELADLASNKLLNVATCFVFVALAVWISYRGLHTTKIVQYGLVGFQLLVLGLFVAMAFANWSTSESAVPFSWDWFDVTKIETFGQIAAGISLSIFVYWGWDVCLTVNEETANGKKTAGLAGTLTAVIVLGIYLLVTIATMMFAGVGDTGIGLNNAENHANVFTALASPVMGPFAILMSLAVLSSSAASLQSTFTSPSRSLLAMAHYGALPERFSHMSKKFSTPGFATIAAGVLSAGFYAVMHVISENVLNDTILALGLMICFYYGLTAIACVWYFRKSVFSSARNFFLRLVCPLLGGVGLFVVFLQTAVDSWAPEFGSGSEIFGVGLVFVLGIGILALGAVVMLIMSRVRPGFFRGETIRKDTPALVVPE, from the coding sequence ATGAGCCAGACAATCCAGCGCAGCGGCAGTAACGCTGCAGAGTCGCATGACATCAGCGGCAAGGGACTGAAGACGGGGCAGCTGGGGCTCCTCGCCGTCGTCGTTCTTGGCATTTCAACCATCGCCCCGGCGTACACGCTCACCGGCGCACTCGGTCCAACCGTCAACGAGGTGGGGCTACAGCTGCCCGTCATCTTCCTGATCGGTTTCATCCCGATGATCCTTGTATCGCTGGCCTACCGGGAGCTCAACGCAGACTCCCCGGACAGCGGAACCACGTTCACCTGGGTCACCAAAGCATTCGGCCCCTGGGTTGGCTGGATGGGCGGCTGGGGTTTGCTTGCAGCCAACATCATCGTCCTCTCCAACCTGGCCGGCGTGGCCGTGGACTTCTTCTACCTCTTCCTGGCGCAGGCCACGGGCTCACCCGAGCTCGCCGACCTCGCCTCGAACAAGCTGCTGAACGTTGCCACCTGCTTCGTTTTCGTGGCGCTTGCCGTGTGGATCAGCTACCGGGGACTTCACACCACCAAGATCGTCCAGTACGGCTTGGTAGGTTTCCAACTACTGGTTCTGGGTCTGTTTGTTGCCATGGCCTTCGCCAACTGGTCCACCTCCGAGTCCGCTGTTCCCTTCAGCTGGGACTGGTTCGACGTCACCAAGATCGAGACCTTCGGCCAGATCGCGGCAGGCATCTCGTTGTCGATCTTCGTCTACTGGGGCTGGGACGTCTGCCTCACCGTGAACGAGGAAACCGCCAATGGCAAGAAAACCGCCGGACTCGCAGGCACGCTCACAGCGGTAATTGTCCTGGGTATCTACCTGCTGGTCACCATCGCCACCATGATGTTTGCGGGCGTCGGAGACACGGGAATCGGCCTCAACAACGCCGAGAACCACGCCAACGTCTTCACAGCACTGGCATCACCGGTCATGGGTCCGTTCGCCATCCTGATGTCCCTCGCCGTACTGTCCAGCTCGGCCGCCTCTCTGCAGTCCACGTTCACGTCGCCGTCCCGTAGCCTGCTGGCCATGGCGCACTACGGCGCCCTGCCGGAGCGCTTCAGCCACATGAGCAAGAAGTTCTCGACGCCGGGCTTCGCCACCATTGCGGCCGGCGTCCTGTCCGCGGGCTTCTACGCGGTGATGCACGTAATCAGCGAGAACGTCCTCAACGACACCATCCTGGCCTTGGGCCTGATGATCTGCTTCTACTACGGGCTCACAGCCATCGCCTGCGTCTGGTACTTCCGCAAAAGCGTGTTCTCCAGCGCCAGGAACTTCTTCCTGCGACTCGTCTGCCCGCTGCTGGGTGGAGTTGGCCTGTTCGTCGTGTTCCTGCAGACGGCCGTGGACAGCTGGGCTCCTGAGTTCGGCAGTGGCTCGGAGATCTTCGGAGTGGGACTGGTGTTCGTGCTCGGGATCGGGATCCTGGCGTTGGGCGCCGTGGTCATGCTGATCATGTCCCGCGTCCGGCCCGGGTTCTTCCGTGGCGAGACTATCCGGAAGGACACCCCGGCACTGGTGGTGCCGGAGTAA
- a CDS encoding agmatine deiminase family protein, giving the protein MSAWRMPSETAPQDRVWMAFPTGGYTLGETEEEAHAARSTWAAVANAILEFEPVTMVVSPDDVETAARYLDPRVEVITADLNDAWMRDIGPSFVLDANKQLGAVDWIFNGWGGQDWATWDKDSLIAEAISGRANARHLPSGIVNEGGGIQVDGEGTVLVTETVQLDQGRNPGLTKADIEQELARTIGATHVIWLPRGLTRDSEKFGTRGHVDIVATIPSPGTLLVHSQQNPEHPDHQVSREIIDFLRTTHDAAGRDWNIIEVPAPETLTDDEGYVDYSYINHLVVNSGVIACSFNDPMDEKALRILADAYPGRRVVSVDARELFARGGGIHCITQQQPSAI; this is encoded by the coding sequence GTGAGCGCGTGGCGCATGCCATCGGAAACGGCACCCCAAGATCGCGTCTGGATGGCCTTCCCCACGGGCGGCTACACCTTGGGCGAGACAGAAGAAGAGGCCCACGCAGCGCGTTCCACCTGGGCTGCGGTGGCAAACGCCATCCTCGAGTTCGAGCCCGTCACCATGGTGGTATCGCCCGACGACGTCGAAACGGCTGCGCGCTACCTGGACCCACGCGTTGAGGTAATTACCGCTGACCTCAACGACGCCTGGATGCGGGACATCGGTCCGTCGTTCGTCCTGGACGCCAACAAGCAACTGGGCGCTGTGGACTGGATCTTCAACGGCTGGGGCGGTCAGGACTGGGCAACCTGGGACAAGGACTCGCTCATCGCCGAGGCCATCAGCGGCCGCGCCAACGCGCGGCATCTCCCCTCGGGGATCGTCAACGAAGGCGGGGGCATTCAGGTTGATGGCGAAGGCACCGTCCTGGTCACCGAAACGGTTCAGCTGGACCAAGGCCGCAACCCTGGCCTGACCAAGGCTGACATCGAGCAGGAACTCGCCCGAACCATCGGCGCCACCCACGTGATCTGGCTTCCTCGGGGCCTCACCCGCGACTCCGAAAAGTTCGGCACCCGCGGACACGTGGACATCGTGGCCACAATTCCGAGCCCGGGCACGTTGTTGGTCCACTCGCAGCAGAACCCGGAGCACCCGGACCACCAAGTCTCCCGCGAGATCATCGATTTCCTGCGCACCACCCACGACGCAGCAGGCCGGGACTGGAACATCATCGAAGTTCCCGCCCCGGAAACACTCACCGACGACGAGGGGTATGTGGATTACAGCTACATCAACCACCTCGTGGTCAACAGCGGGGTCATCGCCTGCAGTTTCAATGACCCCATGGACGAGAAAGCCCTCCGCATTCTCGCCGATGCCTACCCCGGCCGCCGCGTGGTCAGTGTTGACGCGCGCGAACTGTTCGCCAGGGGCGGCGGCATCCACTGCATTACGCAGCAGCAGCCTTCGGCCATCTAG